One genomic segment of Pseudomonadota bacterium includes these proteins:
- a CDS encoding response regulator yields the protein MHQVLVVEDDAGIRDVLRALLSAANYRVIEAASAARGEIEARAHKPDLAIVDLGLPDRDGVELIRAVRSWSAVPIIVLSARTAEAQKIAALDAGADDYVTKPFGADELLARVRAALRRTATGALPSSVIRLGAVVIDLARREAHGLSPASHLTPLEFRVLENLARQPGTIVKQDRLIREVWGPAQVDDTRSLRVCIRKLRAKLEPDPQRPRYLVTEAGLGYRLRVDDPQP from the coding sequence GACGATGCGGGCATCCGCGACGTGCTGCGCGCGCTGCTCAGCGCAGCTAACTATCGGGTCATCGAGGCAGCCTCCGCGGCGCGCGGCGAGATCGAGGCGCGCGCCCACAAGCCGGACCTCGCGATCGTGGACCTCGGCCTGCCGGATCGCGACGGCGTGGAGCTGATTCGCGCGGTGCGGTCCTGGTCGGCCGTGCCCATCATCGTGCTGTCGGCGCGGACCGCGGAGGCGCAGAAGATCGCGGCGCTCGATGCGGGCGCGGACGACTATGTGACCAAGCCGTTTGGTGCCGACGAGTTGCTGGCGCGCGTGCGCGCCGCGCTGCGCCGCACCGCCACCGGTGCGCTGCCGTCTTCGGTGATCCGGCTGGGCGCGGTCGTCATCGACCTCGCCCGGCGCGAAGCGCACGGGCTGTCACCCGCCAGCCACCTGACGCCGCTCGAATTCCGCGTGCTCGAGAACCTGGCGCGTCAGCCCGGCACGATCGTAAAGCAGGACCGCCTGATCCGGGAGGTGTGGGGACCGGCGCAGGTTGACGACACGCGCAGCCTGCGGGTTTGCATCAGGAAATTGCGCGCCAAGCTCGAGCCGGATCCACAGCGGCCGCGCTATCTCGTCACCGAGGCCGGGCTCGGCTATCGCTTGCGTGTCGACGACCCGCAGCCTTGA